A window of the Trichoderma asperellum chromosome 4, complete sequence genome harbors these coding sequences:
- a CDS encoding uncharacterized protein (EggNog:ENOG41~SECRETED:SignalP(1-20)), which produces MSPSMSMLLQFLLFIPFVHAANATVSVYNDSDKYKYYGCYNETTQVPGSADTRALGGGIDESLPGQMTVPKCLAFCGNGDTEYRYAGLEWSRECWCAQTLSGIAEKLDDTACNYPCEGDNATACGGSLKLTVYRVSSASVLSTPGLLTLASTGLVMMVMML; this is translated from the exons ATGAGCCCTTCCATGTCAATGCTGCTACaattccttctcttcatcccgTTCGTCCATGCCGCCAATGCTACCGTCTCTGTCTACAACGATTCCGATAAATACAAATACTACGGGTGCTACAATGAGACAACCCAAGTGCCTGGCTCAGCTGATACGCGTGCTTTGGGTGGTGGAATTGATGAGAGCTTGCCGGGCCAGATGACGGTGCCAAAATGTCTTGCTTTTTGTGGTAATGGCGACACAGAGTACCGATATGCCGGGCTGGAGTGGTCGAG AGAATGCTGGTGCGCCCAGACGCTGTCCGGCATCGCGGAGAAGCTCGATGATACGGCCTGCAATTATCCCTGCGAGGGTGATAATGCTACTGCCTGCGGTGGCTCTTTGAAGCTCACGGTTTATCGTGTTTCTTCAGCAAGCGTACTATCTACTCCAGGCCTACTCACTCTGGCCTCCACCGGACTTGTGATGATGGTAATGATGCTATGA
- a CDS encoding uncharacterized protein (TransMembrane:4 (i21-42o76-97i104-126o163-181i)~EggNog:ENOG41), with product MSSYIDWSKTTKSKDYRGSSSFATFLIIGPTCFFLGILFASFPYDFPLLWTKEPVALDYYDQLETHLKFIHQSPPLIGRLLNIIMSVGFLGLFIKLFRPSEANFLFDGASLILYIIGVAVYISNIVKGLRTVSSGFWHSEEFKAAEGRFDGEIVLGREDSLKVLAASNTILALVLVGILVLQAGQWYAEKRDWDDEKEVAKKDNKKKQ from the exons ATGAGCTCCTATATTGATTGGTCCAAAACCACAAAGTCCAAGGACTACCGTGGATCTTCGTCTTTTGCGACTTTTCTGATTATTGGCC CGACATGCTTCTTCCTGGGCATTCTCTTCGCGTCGTTTCCGTACGACTTCCCCCTCCTGTGGACTAAGGAGCCCGTCGCCCTAGACTACTATGATCAACTCGAAACGCACCTCAAGTTTATACACCAGTCGCCCCCGCTCATCGGCCGCCTCCTCAACATCATCATGAGCGTGGGCTTCctcggcctcttcatcaagcTCTTCCGCCCCAGCGAGGCCAACTTCCTCTTCGATGGCGCTTCGCTGATCCTATACATTATCGGCGTGGCAGTCTACATCTCCAACATCGTCAAGGGCCTGCGCACCGTCAGCTCCGGCTTCTGGCACTCAGAGGAGTTCAAGGCCGCGGAAGGCAGGTTCGACGGCGAGATTGTCCTGGGGAGAGAGGACAGCTTGAAGGTGCTTGCTGCAAGCAATACTATTCTTGCGCTCGTGTTGGTGGGTATTCTTGTGCTGCAGGCAGGGCAGTGGTATGCCGAGAAGAGGGATTGGGATGACGAGAAGGAAGTGGCGAAGAAGGAcaataagaagaagcagtga
- the ARG13 gene encoding Amino-acid transporter arg-13 (TransMembrane:2 (i88-110o130-150i)) translates to MAQATLDATTSVAVQPGMALQGKVRSATMEAAEDIIYGSVAGIAGKYIEYPFDTVKVRLQSQPDHLPLRYTGPLDCFRQSIKSDGLRGLYRGISAPLFGAAAETSSLFLFENVGRELLYRAHIASRDKELSLPSLWLTGAISGVFTSFVLTPIELVKCRIQAPAVSEGAPVAPLRPVAVIREVYRHEGIRGFWHGQLGTLIREAGGCSAWFGAKETATKAFYKLRVRSATSEKEKEAVLSKPLPLWQQAIAGASGGVTYNFLFFPADTIKSRMQTSPVGTGQRRDFFSEGMAIWRHHGLRGLYRGCGITCARAAPSSAFIFMVYDGLKRYLPMQ, encoded by the exons ATGGCCCAGGCCACCCTCGATGCGACTACTTCGGTAGCAGTCCAGCCTGGAATGGCGCTTCAAGGAAAAGTTCGATCTGCCACTatggaggctgctgaagacaTCATCTATGGATCA GTCGCAGGCATTGCCGGAAAATACATCGAATACCCCTTTGACACGGTCAAGGTTCGACTGCAGAGCCAGCCCGACCATTTGCCGTTGCGATACACCGGCCCCTTGGACTGTTTCCGACAATCTATAAAATCCGACGGCCTGCGCGGGCTGTACAGGGGAATCAGCGCCCCTTTGTTCGGAGCCGCTGCAGAAACCAGCAGTCTCTTTCTATTCGAGAACGTGGGGCGAGAGCTTCTGTACCGAGCTCATATAGCTTCTCGTGACAAAGAGCTGTCACTGCCCTCGCTATGGTTGACTGGTGCTATATCTGGAGTCTTTACTTCCTTTGTCCTGACGCCCATTGAGCTTGTCAAATGCAGGATCCAAGCCCCGGCGGTGTCAGAGGGAGCACCCGTAGCACCCTTGCGACCTGTGGCTGTTATTCGCGAGGTATACCGACACGAGGGAATCAGGGGCTTTTGGCACGGCCAGCTTGGCACACTCATCAGAGAGGCTGGTGGTTGCTCTGCTTGGTTCGGAGCCAAAGAGACGGCCACAAAAGCATTCTATAAGCTGAGGGTTCGTTCTGCCACCTctgaaaaggagaaagaggcgGTTCTTTCGAAGCCTCTCCCTCTATGGCAGCAAGCTATTGCCGGCGCGTCGGGAGGTGTCACATACAATTTCTTATTCTTTCCCGCCGACACTATCAAGTCTCGCATGCAGACGTCACCTGTCGGCACTGGCCAACGTCGGGACTTCTTCAGCGAGGGTATGGCTATTTGGAGGCACCACGGACTGCGAGGGCTCTATCGTGGGTGTGGCATTACCTGCGCTCGAGCGGCCCCCAGCTctgccttcatcttcatggTTTATGACGGGCTGAAACGATATCTTCCCATGCAATAA
- a CDS encoding uncharacterized protein (TransMembrane:5 (o15-36i57-79o99-118i125-145o157-176i)), protein MTTYIPAITIPTNVFLNPASSILLPIALGTSVGFGTRPSKAQKKYLELKQPPLHPPPWVFGPVWTVLYGLMGYAAYRATFTGLSPFSSPQTIQATKHSMTVYTIQLGLNLAWMPLFFVAKRPIEATADIVVLLGLNGYLASLWGSIDQVAGWCQAPYIAWLGFATYLSAGAGYLNGWDLADKETIRVDEKQ, encoded by the exons ATGACGACGTACATCCCAGCCATCACAATCCCTACAAACGTGTTTCTAAATCCCGCCTCCTCCATCCTCCTTCCCATCGCATTGGGCACTTCCGTTGGTTTTGGAACTCGAC CCTCCAAGGCGCAAAAGAAATATCTTGAACTGAAGCAACCTCCCTTACACCCTCCGCCATGGGTCTTCGGCCCAGTATGGACCGTTCTCTACGG TCTCATGGGATACGCCGCCTACCGTGCTACATTTACCGGCCTCTcacctttctcttctccacagACCATCCAGGCAACTAAGCATAGCATGACCGTTTACACCATTCAGCTCGGCCTCAACCTCGCCTGGATgccgctcttcttcgtcgccaaACGCCCAATCGAAGCCACCGCCGACATTGTCGTCCTGCTGGGTCTCAATGGATATCTAGCTTCTCTTTGGGGATCTATCGACCAAGTTGCGGGCTGGTGCCAAGCTCCATACATCGCATGGCTGGGCTTTGCAACGTATTTgagcgctggcgctggataCCTCAACGGCTGGGATTTGGCCGACAAGGAGACTATCAGAGTCGATGAAAAGCAATAG
- a CDS encoding uncharacterized protein (BUSCO:EOG092D45MK) codes for MRSPAATAIALRDVTRLCARCRIQASQALPLGRISTRPSHSITASIGSFNKALPPSYRSAAFFSSRSSAASASAPEPDSNNTSSPPKTSQPPPPTHYEIFPETLPLGPPPSGHFPINTRALRREFLQLQARHHPDMHPQGPLKTRAEATSALINEAYKTLANPLLRAQYLLSLRGVDVATDETMQVDDPSLLMVVLEAHEEISDATAEEDLQELRAVNDKRIRESEDVLEKAFHEDDVMAAKKEAVRLRYWVNIKQSLDNWEEGRPVVLQH; via the coding sequence ATGCGCTCACCGGCCGCCACAGCAATTGCTCTCCGTGACGTAACTCGGCTCTGCGCGCGATGTCGCATACAAGCCTCACAAGCTCTGCCTCTGGGCAGGATATCAACCCGCCCGTCGCATAGCATCACAGCATCCATTGGCAGCTTCAACAAAGCATTGCCGCCATCATATCGCAGCGCAgcattcttctcttcccgcAGCTCTGCAGCTTCCGCCTCCGCGCCCGAGCCCGACTCCAACAAtacatcatcaccaccaaaaacttcacaaccaccaccaccaacccaCTACGAAATCTTCCCCGAAACCCTCCCCCTCGGGCCCCCTCCCTCGGGCCACTTCCCCATCAACACCCGCGCCCTCCGCCGCGAAttcctccagctccaagccCGCCACCACCCAGACATGCACCCGCAGGGACCCCTCAAGACCCGCGCCGAAGCCACCTCGGCCCTCATCAACGAGGCCTACAAGACCCTCGCCAACCCGCTCCTCCGCGCGCAGTACCTCCTCTCCCTGCGCGGCGTCGACGTCGCCACCGACGAGACCATGCAGGTCGACGATCCGAGCCTGCTCATGGTCGTGCTGGAGGCGCACGAGGAGATTTCCGATGCCACGGCCGAGGAGGACCTGCAGGAGCTGAGGGCCGTCAACGATAAGCGCATCCGGGAGAGCGAGGATGTGCTGGAGAAGGCGTTTCATGAGGATGATGTCAtggcggcgaagaaggaggctgTGAGGCTGAGATATTGGGTCAATATCAAACAGAGCCTGGATAATTGGGAGGAGGGCAGGCCAGTGGTGTTGCAGCATTGA